In a single window of the Rhodoferax saidenbachensis genome:
- a CDS encoding DeoR/GlpR family DNA-binding transcription regulator yields MLTVQRHQLILSRLARDGQLLAKPFAEELETSEDTIRRDLRTLAQAGKLQRVHGGALPASEANATLAVRQAVAPDDKTALGRAGARMVKPGQLVMLDGGTTALQVARHLPEDLRATVVTHSPTVAIELARKPHLEVVMLGGRLFRHSMVNVGTAVVEAAARYRADLYFMGVTGVHPTQGLSTGDDEEAAVKRALSARAAETVVLASHEKLMAASSFVVAPLGAVDLLVVPQHTAAKVVRQFRSAGVTVLVAPNS; encoded by the coding sequence ATGCTGACCGTTCAACGCCATCAACTCATCCTGTCGCGCCTGGCGCGTGACGGCCAATTGCTGGCCAAACCTTTCGCTGAGGAGTTGGAAACTTCCGAAGACACCATCCGCCGCGACCTGCGCACCTTGGCGCAGGCAGGAAAACTGCAGCGAGTACATGGCGGTGCATTGCCAGCGTCCGAAGCAAACGCGACACTCGCCGTGCGTCAGGCGGTGGCGCCAGACGACAAGACCGCGCTGGGCCGCGCCGGCGCCCGCATGGTGAAACCCGGGCAACTGGTGATGCTGGACGGTGGAACCACCGCACTGCAGGTGGCGCGGCATTTGCCTGAGGACCTGCGCGCCACCGTGGTGACCCACAGCCCTACGGTGGCCATCGAACTGGCCCGCAAACCGCATCTGGAGGTGGTCATGCTCGGCGGCCGGCTGTTTCGCCATTCGATGGTGAATGTGGGGACTGCGGTGGTTGAAGCTGCAGCCCGCTACCGGGCGGACCTGTACTTCATGGGCGTCACCGGGGTGCATCCCACGCAGGGCTTGAGCACGGGTGACGATGAAGAAGCGGCCGTGAAACGCGCCCTGAGCGCGCGTGCTGCCGAAACGGTGGTGCTGGCCTCGCACGAGAAGTTGATGGCGGCATCGTCCTTTGTTGTGGCCCCTCTGGGCGCGGTGGACCTGCTGGTCGTGCCGCAGCACACCGCCGCCAAGGTGGTCCGGCAGTTTCGCAGTGCAGGTGTGACCGTACTGGTTGCGCCAAATTCCTAG
- a CDS encoding sensor histidine kinase, with protein MTDPQTRIAQLEAELAAARQEMQDFTQTVSHDLRAPLRHIVSYARLVQEDAGPQLNEEVRGFLSTITDASGQLGAMLDALLELSRLGTAPVQITSVALQPLVQEVCDEVAARHAAHVVDVSVDVAVPEVLADAALLRHALLGLLVNAWKFTATTPEARVVVSATLNAQGMVVLTVQDNGVGYNPALQGQLFKMFSRLHSASQFPGLGSGLALARKAVRRMGGEVQLSGAVNAGCCATLLLPGVPVAAA; from the coding sequence ATGACAGATCCTCAGACACGCATCGCCCAACTGGAGGCCGAACTGGCCGCCGCCCGGCAGGAGATGCAGGACTTCACCCAGACCGTGTCCCACGACCTGCGTGCGCCCTTGCGCCATATCGTGTCGTATGCGCGGCTGGTGCAGGAGGATGCAGGCCCGCAGTTGAACGAAGAGGTGCGTGGTTTTCTGTCCACTATTACCGATGCCTCAGGCCAGTTGGGCGCCATGCTGGATGCACTGCTGGAGTTGTCTCGCCTGGGGACGGCACCTGTGCAAATTACCTCCGTTGCGCTGCAACCGCTGGTGCAGGAAGTGTGTGACGAGGTCGCTGCGCGGCATGCAGCGCACGTCGTGGATGTCAGCGTTGACGTTGCGGTGCCGGAGGTACTGGCAGACGCCGCGTTGCTGCGCCATGCTCTGCTCGGCCTGTTGGTTAATGCCTGGAAGTTCACCGCAACGACCCCTGAAGCCCGTGTGGTGGTGTCCGCCACCCTCAATGCGCAGGGCATGGTGGTCTTAACTGTGCAAGACAACGGTGTGGGTTACAACCCCGCCTTGCAGGGCCAGTTGTTCAAGATGTTCAGCCGCTTGCACAGCGCCAGCCAGTTTCCCGGTCTGGGCAGCGGTCTGGCCCTGGCGCGCAAGGCCGTGCGGCGCATGGGTGGTGAAGTGCAGTTGAGCGGCGCGGTGAATGCCGGTTGCTGCGCGACGCTGCTCCTGCCCGGCGTACCGGTAGCCGCTGCTTAA
- a CDS encoding DUF6279 family lipoprotein, with amino-acid sequence MRLAYNNAPQLSYWWLDSYFDFDSAQTPRVRTELQSLQDWHRKQELPLLEQQLDRLLTLAPQTITPEQVCGVYGELQARAVAALDNAAQTLAATASSLQEPQIQRLQREFEKKDSEWREDWLEGTPQDRAERRLKKAVEWSESFYGALSDEQRDMLAARFSASLFDPQVQHREKLRRHQDLMATLRAVRGQAPAQAQAALHALLTRTVVSADPDYRQHLEKLVQENCSTVAALHNSSTPRQRVRLAKTLQGYKGDAQALASAS; translated from the coding sequence GTGCGCCTGGCCTACAACAACGCGCCGCAGCTCAGTTACTGGTGGCTGGACAGTTATTTCGACTTTGACAGCGCCCAGACCCCGCGCGTGCGCACCGAACTGCAAAGCCTGCAGGACTGGCACCGCAAGCAGGAGTTGCCCTTGCTGGAGCAGCAACTGGACCGCCTGCTGACATTGGCGCCGCAAACCATCACCCCAGAACAGGTGTGCGGCGTTTATGGAGAACTGCAGGCCCGTGCGGTAGCTGCACTGGACAACGCCGCCCAGACGCTCGCCGCCACCGCCAGCAGTTTGCAGGAGCCCCAGATCCAGCGCCTGCAACGCGAGTTTGAAAAGAAGGACAGCGAATGGCGCGAAGACTGGCTGGAAGGCACGCCCCAGGACCGCGCCGAACGCCGCCTCAAAAAGGCCGTGGAATGGTCGGAGTCCTTCTACGGCGCGCTCAGCGACGAACAGCGTGACATGCTGGCCGCACGTTTCAGCGCATCCCTCTTCGACCCGCAGGTACAGCACCGCGAGAAACTACGCCGCCACCAGGACCTGATGGCCACGCTGCGCGCCGTGCGCGGCCAGGCACCGGCCCAGGCACAAGCGGCACTGCATGCGCTGCTCACCCGCACCGTGGTCTCCGCCGACCCCGACTACCGCCAGCACCTAGAGAAGCTGGTACAGGAGAACTGCAGCACCGTGGCCGCCCTGCATAACAGCAGCACACCGCGCCAGCGCGTCCGCCTGGCCAAAACCTTGCAAGGCTACAAGGGCGATGCGCAGGCCTTGGCCAGCGCCTCCTGA
- a CDS encoding lytic transglycosylase domain-containing protein, with protein sequence MQFSTILTSLALLGALLLPSLSPAHAQGRDNTRFDEQIQDMAQAYKVRDRKRLAALLPQMRGYVLEPWAAYWDLSARLDEASATDIQDFFSRYAGSYQEDRLRAEWLLQLGRNRDWSTFNREYPKYRMNDDRSVRCYALLAEHQAGASKVGTQVQDVWLSLKDADEACAATAEQLIKDQALDPHAAWLRARLGMENDKLRVATQAVGALNPKWVPTVNAIYLNPGKYLNDKLTALRPQTRELVSLALIRQAYLEPAEAATEVDKLRWVAQLTQEERSWIWGVIGKRAAQKLSDGALGYFTKGKPQHMHDEHLAWMARAALRAGRWKAVQDAIASMSDAQRNDSTWVYWRARALMNLPQTENTRAEALKLLEGIAGVRGFYEQLALEELGQRITAPARPDPLTQEEKDAARYNPGLTRALYAIQLGLRTEGVREWNYNTNLHVRGGMDDRALLAAADLACRMEVWDRCINTSERTRAVVDLEQRYPMPFRAAVLARTKQIGLDPAYVYGLIRQESRFIMDAKSNVGASGLMQVMPATARWTAKKIGLVDFQPQQITDRDTNIAIGTGYLKLVLDNFGGSMPMAAAAYNAGPGRPRIWRGQAGSPVLEAAIWAENVPFTETRDYVKKVLSNTTNYAALITGQPQSLKARLGSVGPRDSTTPEPGLDLP encoded by the coding sequence ATGCAGTTTTCAACCATTCTGACATCGTTAGCCCTGCTGGGCGCGCTGTTATTGCCTTCCCTGTCTCCCGCACACGCCCAAGGACGCGACAACACGCGTTTTGACGAGCAAATCCAGGACATGGCACAGGCCTACAAGGTACGCGACCGCAAACGCCTGGCTGCGCTTCTGCCCCAGATGCGCGGCTACGTGCTGGAGCCTTGGGCTGCCTACTGGGACCTGTCAGCCCGACTGGATGAGGCCAGCGCCACCGATATCCAGGATTTTTTCAGCCGCTACGCCGGCAGCTACCAGGAAGACCGCCTGCGCGCCGAATGGCTGCTGCAGTTGGGCCGCAACCGCGACTGGTCGACCTTCAACCGTGAGTACCCCAAGTACCGCATGAACGATGACCGGTCGGTGCGCTGTTACGCCCTGCTGGCCGAACACCAGGCCGGTGCCAGCAAGGTCGGCACCCAGGTGCAGGACGTGTGGTTGTCGCTCAAGGACGCCGACGAAGCCTGCGCGGCCACCGCCGAGCAGCTCATCAAGGACCAGGCCCTGGACCCGCACGCCGCCTGGCTGCGCGCGCGCCTGGGCATGGAGAACGACAAACTGCGCGTGGCCACCCAGGCCGTGGGCGCGCTGAACCCCAAATGGGTTCCTACCGTCAACGCCATCTACCTGAACCCCGGCAAATACCTCAACGACAAACTCACCGCCCTGCGTCCGCAGACCCGGGAACTGGTGTCACTGGCCCTGATCCGCCAGGCCTACCTGGAGCCCGCAGAAGCCGCCACCGAAGTGGACAAGCTGCGCTGGGTGGCCCAACTGACACAGGAAGAACGCAGCTGGATCTGGGGCGTGATCGGCAAACGTGCGGCGCAAAAGCTGTCGGATGGCGCATTGGGCTACTTCACCAAAGGCAAGCCCCAACACATGCACGACGAGCACCTGGCCTGGATGGCGCGGGCTGCCCTGCGTGCCGGGCGCTGGAAGGCCGTGCAGGACGCCATTGCGTCCATGAGTGATGCGCAGCGCAATGACAGCACCTGGGTCTACTGGCGCGCACGCGCACTGATGAATCTGCCCCAGACGGAAAACACACGGGCCGAGGCGCTCAAACTGCTCGAAGGCATTGCGGGCGTACGCGGCTTTTATGAACAACTGGCACTGGAAGAGCTGGGCCAGCGCATCACCGCCCCGGCACGCCCGGACCCGCTGACTCAGGAAGAAAAAGACGCCGCGCGTTACAACCCGGGCCTGACACGCGCCCTGTATGCGATCCAGCTCGGCCTGCGCACGGAAGGCGTGCGTGAGTGGAACTACAACACCAACCTGCACGTACGTGGCGGTATGGACGACCGTGCCTTGCTGGCAGCGGCCGACCTGGCCTGCCGCATGGAAGTGTGGGACCGCTGCATCAACACCAGCGAACGCACCCGCGCCGTGGTGGATCTGGAGCAGCGTTACCCCATGCCCTTCCGGGCGGCGGTACTGGCACGCACCAAACAGATTGGTCTGGACCCGGCCTATGTGTACGGCCTGATCCGCCAGGAAAGCCGCTTCATCATGGACGCCAAGTCCAACGTGGGGGCCTCCGGCCTGATGCAGGTGATGCCGGCCACGGCGCGCTGGACGGCCAAGAAAATCGGGCTGGTGGATTTCCAGCCCCAGCAGATCACCGACCGCGACACCAACATCGCCATTGGCACGGGTTACCTCAAGCTGGTGCTGGACAACTTTGGCGGCTCCATGCCCATGGCCGCCGCCGCCTACAACGCGGGCCCGGGTCGCCCCCGCATCTGGCGTGGCCAAGCAGGCAGCCCGGTGCTGGAAGCAGCCATCTGGGCCGAAAACGTGCCCTTCACGGAAACCCGTGATTACGTCAAAAAGGTGTTGTCCAACACCACCAACTACGCTGCGCTCATCACCGGGCAACCACAGTCCCTGAAGGCGCGGCTGGGCAGCGTGGGGCCGCGCGACAGCACCACTCCTGAACCGGGCCTGGACCTGCCCTAA
- the glmU gene encoding bifunctional UDP-N-acetylglucosamine diphosphorylase/glucosamine-1-phosphate N-acetyltransferase GlmU yields the protein MAAGKGTRMKSRLPKVLHPLAGRPLLQHVLDTAGALLARKVVVITGHGAIEVEAACAGGTGATAGFDLNFVRQEPQLGTGHAVQQAVPALADDGVVVVLSGDVPLTQADTLLDVIRASAGNQLALLTLEQANPTGYGRIVRGADGAVQAIVEHKDASESQRQITEIYSGIMAVPAAALKRWLARLDNKNAQNEYYLTDIVKFAVTDGVAVVGHKITDAVQVAGVNSPVQLAELERAFQLRNAHRLMEEGVRLADPARIDVRGDLLCAHDVSIDVNCVFMGQVNLGEGVSIGANCVIANAVIEAGAVIHPFTHIDGEKLGVTVGEGALIGPFARLRPGARLGAEVHIGNFVEVKNSTLAKGAKANHLAYLGDATVGERVNYGAGSITANYDGANKHRTVIEADVHVGSNCVLVAPVTIGAGGTIGGGSTITKSTEPGALSVARGKQVNIANWARPAKKPKA from the coding sequence ATGGCGGCCGGCAAGGGCACACGCATGAAGAGTCGTCTGCCCAAGGTCTTGCACCCGCTGGCCGGGCGGCCCTTGTTGCAGCATGTGCTGGACACGGCGGGCGCGTTGCTGGCCCGCAAGGTGGTGGTGATCACCGGCCACGGTGCTATCGAAGTAGAAGCGGCTTGCGCAGGTGGGACGGGGGCTACAGCCGGTTTTGATCTGAATTTTGTACGTCAGGAGCCGCAGCTCGGCACCGGCCACGCGGTGCAGCAGGCGGTGCCGGCGCTGGCCGACGATGGTGTGGTGGTGGTGCTCTCGGGCGATGTACCGTTGACCCAGGCCGACACGCTGCTGGATGTGATCCGCGCGAGCGCGGGCAACCAACTGGCGCTGCTGACACTGGAACAGGCCAACCCTACGGGTTACGGCCGCATCGTGCGCGGCGCCGACGGTGCGGTGCAAGCCATCGTGGAACACAAGGACGCCTCCGAGTCCCAGCGCCAGATCACCGAGATCTACAGCGGCATCATGGCCGTGCCCGCCGCTGCGCTCAAGCGCTGGCTGGCGCGGCTGGACAACAAAAACGCGCAGAACGAGTATTACCTGACCGATATCGTGAAGTTCGCCGTGACCGATGGCGTGGCCGTGGTGGGCCACAAGATCACCGATGCGGTGCAGGTGGCTGGCGTCAACAGCCCGGTGCAACTGGCTGAGCTGGAGCGGGCTTTTCAGTTGCGCAACGCGCACCGCCTCATGGAAGAGGGCGTGCGCCTGGCCGACCCGGCACGTATCGATGTGCGCGGCGACTTGCTGTGCGCCCACGATGTGTCCATTGATGTGAACTGCGTCTTCATGGGCCAGGTCAATCTGGGCGAGGGCGTTTCCATCGGCGCGAACTGCGTGATTGCCAATGCCGTGATTGAGGCCGGTGCCGTGATCCACCCGTTCACCCATATCGACGGCGAGAAGCTTGGTGTGACGGTGGGGGAGGGCGCATTGATCGGTCCGTTTGCCCGGTTGCGCCCTGGTGCACGTCTGGGCGCTGAAGTGCACATCGGCAACTTTGTGGAAGTGAAAAACTCCACGCTGGCCAAAGGCGCCAAGGCCAACCACCTGGCCTATCTGGGCGACGCGACGGTGGGCGAGCGTGTGAACTACGGTGCGGGCAGCATCACCGCCAACTACGATGGCGCCAACAAACACCGCACGGTGATTGAGGCCGACGTGCATGTGGGTAGCAACTGCGTGCTGGTTGCGCCGGTCACCATCGGCGCGGGCGGCACCATTGGCGGCGGCTCCACCATCACCAAAAGCACCGAGCCGGGCGCTTTGAGCGTGGCGCGCGGCAAGCAGGTGAACATTGCCAACTGGGCGCGGCCTGCCAAGAAACCCAAGGCCTGA
- a CDS encoding multifunctional CCA addition/repair protein — MQTYLVGGAVRDSLMGLPVRDRDWVVVGASPQELLDQGYLAVGLDFPVFLHPETKEEYALARTERKTAPGYRGFAVHAAPEVTLEEDLARRDLTINSIAVCADHIRTGGTFDLKDLRDPYGGQQDITNRVLRHTTPAFAEDPVRILRLARFAARFTDFTVAPETQGLMQSMVQQGEVDHLVAERVWQELARGLMERQPSRMFEVLRACGALQRLLPELDRLWGVPQSVEHHPEVDTGIHVMMVLDMAAQLGASLPVRFAALTHDLGKGTTPADVLPRHIAHEERSVRLLKGVCQRLRVPTECAELAQVVAREHGNIHRSATLDAAATLRLLERCDAFRKPERFADVLLACECDARGRLGLQDTPYPQRLRLAAALASAQSVATDLIAAHAQAAGAKGPKIGEMIAKARARAIAEGF, encoded by the coding sequence ATGCAAACCTACCTGGTGGGTGGCGCCGTACGGGACAGCCTGATGGGGCTACCCGTGCGCGACCGTGACTGGGTGGTCGTGGGCGCCAGCCCGCAGGAGCTGCTGGACCAGGGCTACCTGGCCGTCGGGCTGGACTTCCCGGTGTTCCTGCACCCAGAGACCAAAGAGGAATACGCACTGGCCCGCACCGAACGCAAGACCGCGCCCGGCTACCGCGGCTTTGCCGTCCATGCCGCACCTGAAGTGACGCTGGAAGAAGACCTGGCGCGGCGCGACCTTACTATCAATTCCATAGCTGTTTGCGCAGACCACATAAGGACTGGAGGCACTTTTGACCTTAAAGACCTGCGTGACCCCTATGGCGGACAGCAGGACATCACCAACCGCGTGCTGCGCCACACCACGCCCGCCTTTGCCGAAGACCCGGTGCGCATCCTGCGGCTGGCGCGTTTTGCCGCGCGCTTCACCGATTTCACAGTCGCCCCCGAAACGCAAGGTCTGATGCAGTCCATGGTGCAGCAGGGCGAGGTGGACCACCTGGTGGCCGAACGCGTCTGGCAGGAACTGGCCCGCGGCCTGATGGAGCGACAACCTTCGCGCATGTTCGAAGTGCTGCGCGCCTGCGGGGCCCTGCAGCGCCTGCTGCCCGAACTCGACCGCCTGTGGGGCGTGCCACAAAGCGTGGAACACCACCCCGAGGTGGACACGGGAATCCACGTGATGATGGTGCTGGACATGGCAGCGCAACTGGGCGCGTCTTTACCCGTGCGTTTTGCCGCGCTGACCCACGACCTGGGCAAAGGCACCACACCCGCCGATGTGCTGCCCCGCCACATCGCCCACGAAGAGCGCAGCGTACGCCTGCTCAAAGGCGTCTGCCAACGCCTGCGTGTGCCCACTGAATGTGCGGAGCTGGCGCAAGTGGTGGCGCGTGAACACGGCAACATCCACCGCTCGGCCACGCTGGACGCAGCGGCCACCCTGCGCCTGCTGGAGCGCTGCGACGCGTTTCGCAAACCCGAGCGTTTTGCGGATGTGCTGCTGGCTTGCGAGTGTGATGCGCGGGGGCGGCTGGGCCTGCAGGACACGCCGTACCCGCAGCGCTTGCGGCTGGCTGCGGCGCTGGCCTCTGCGCAGTCGGTTGCTACGGATTTAATAGCTGCTCACGCACAGGCGGCGGGGGCTAAGGGGCCGAAGATTGGGGAAATGATTGCTAAGGCTCGGGCGCGGGCGATTGCTGAGGGGTTCTAG
- a CDS encoding glutathione S-transferase family protein: MLKLFIGNKNYSSWSMRPWVLLKQAGIPFEEVFVRFDSFNANSEFKKALAGVTPTAKVPVLQDGPLVVWDTLAIAEYVAEQYPDKQLWPADRAARARARSICAEMHSGFTALRGNCPMNIEARLADTGALIWRDKPAVRSDVQRLVEMWTSLLQEHGGPMLFGQFSIADAYFAPVCMRLQTYALPVPPMIADYITRVSTLPGVKAWIDQALAEKDFLDFEEPYRLKP; the protein is encoded by the coding sequence ATGCTCAAGCTATTCATTGGCAACAAAAATTACTCGTCCTGGTCGATGCGCCCCTGGGTGCTGCTGAAACAGGCCGGTATTCCTTTCGAAGAGGTATTTGTCCGCTTCGATTCCTTCAACGCCAACTCTGAATTCAAGAAGGCGCTGGCAGGCGTCACGCCCACGGCCAAGGTGCCGGTGCTGCAGGACGGCCCGCTGGTGGTCTGGGACACATTGGCCATAGCCGAATATGTGGCCGAGCAATACCCCGACAAACAACTCTGGCCGGCCGACCGCGCGGCCCGCGCACGGGCGCGCAGCATTTGCGCCGAAATGCACAGCGGCTTCACCGCACTGCGTGGCAACTGCCCCATGAACATCGAGGCCCGGCTGGCAGATACCGGCGCACTGATCTGGCGCGACAAACCCGCCGTACGGTCCGATGTACAACGCCTGGTGGAGATGTGGACCAGCCTGCTGCAGGAACACGGTGGCCCGATGTTGTTCGGCCAGTTCAGCATTGCCGACGCCTACTTTGCGCCGGTGTGCATGCGCCTCCAAACCTACGCTCTGCCCGTGCCACCGATGATTGCCGACTACATCACCCGTGTCAGCACCCTGCCCGGCGTCAAAGCCTGGATCGACCAGGCGCTGGCGGAGAAAGACTTCCTGGACTTTGAAGAGCCGTACCGGCTCAAGCCCTGA
- a CDS encoding NUDIX domain-containing protein — MKPQAMPTPHDAPHVRLLDSQVLSDHWYTLRKTTFEYLRRNGTWQQQTRETYDRGNGAVLLLFNRLQGTVVLTRQFRFPAFVNGSADGMLVEACAGLLDGDDPESCIRREVEEETGFRIRAPRKVFEAYMSPGSVTEKLYFFVAEYEAADRVGHGGGMVQEGEDIEVLELPLSEALRMCQSSDIQDGKTIMLLQHAALQGLDKL, encoded by the coding sequence ATGAAACCACAAGCCATGCCCACACCCCACGACGCACCCCACGTGCGCCTGCTGGACTCCCAAGTGCTTTCCGACCACTGGTACACACTCAGAAAAACCACGTTTGAATACTTGCGCCGCAATGGCACCTGGCAGCAGCAGACGCGCGAGACCTATGACCGCGGCAACGGCGCCGTGTTGCTGTTGTTCAACCGCTTGCAGGGCACGGTGGTGCTGACCCGGCAGTTTCGTTTTCCGGCGTTTGTTAATGGCAGTGCCGATGGCATGCTGGTCGAAGCGTGCGCCGGCCTGCTGGATGGTGACGATCCCGAATCCTGCATACGCCGCGAGGTGGAGGAAGAGACCGGCTTTCGCATCCGCGCGCCACGCAAGGTGTTCGAGGCCTACATGAGCCCGGGCTCCGTCACCGAGAAGCTGTACTTTTTCGTCGCCGAATACGAGGCCGCAGACCGTGTCGGCCACGGCGGCGGCATGGTTCAGGAAGGGGAAGACATCGAGGTGCTGGAGTTACCGCTGTCGGAGGCCTTGCGCATGTGCCAATCGAGCGACATCCAGGATGGCAAAACCATCATGCTGCTGCAACACGCAGCGCTGCAGGGTCTGGACAAACTTTAA
- a CDS encoding TfoX/Sxy family protein has product MASPNAEFAHYCCELMADLGPCVAKRMFGGWGISTDGLTVAILANLGDGEILWLKANEETRPRFEAEGCARFTYPVKGQPKSMNYYSAPADAMESPALMAPWARLAMEAALIAKNAKPVKKRTTRPRTPSR; this is encoded by the coding sequence ATGGCCAGCCCCAACGCAGAATTCGCCCACTACTGCTGTGAACTCATGGCCGACCTGGGGCCTTGTGTGGCCAAACGCATGTTTGGCGGCTGGGGCATCAGCACCGACGGCTTGACCGTGGCCATCCTGGCGAATCTGGGCGACGGTGAGATCCTGTGGCTCAAGGCCAATGAAGAAACCCGGCCCCGCTTTGAAGCCGAAGGTTGTGCCCGCTTCACCTACCCGGTGAAAGGCCAGCCCAAAAGCATGAACTACTACAGCGCCCCGGCCGACGCGATGGAGTCCCCTGCGCTGATGGCACCTTGGGCCCGGCTGGCAATGGAAGCCGCGTTGATTGCCAAAAACGCCAAGCCTGTAAAGAAACGTACCACCCGACCACGAACACCATCGCGGTGA
- a CDS encoding 5-formyltetrahydrofolate cyclo-ligase: MDNSDERKAAEKKALRKSLLEQRLNLPDRLQRADALQQVMRIWLVGRPDVVIGAYWPIKGEFDPLPALHRWKEDGELVDQPQLRRIGLPVVDKVHKTMTFHAWYPGCPMEEDAYGIPKPKDTEVIVPTLLFAPCVGYGPGGYRLGYGGGFYDRMLATLEPKPFTVGLGFGTGFVEDFEPEAHDLPLDAILNDYGVVWPV, encoded by the coding sequence ATGGACAACTCGGATGAACGCAAAGCCGCGGAGAAGAAAGCCCTTCGCAAGAGCCTGCTTGAACAACGCCTGAACCTGCCCGACCGCCTACAGCGCGCCGACGCCTTGCAACAAGTCATGCGCATCTGGCTGGTGGGACGGCCCGACGTCGTGATTGGTGCCTACTGGCCCATCAAGGGGGAATTCGACCCGCTGCCGGCGCTGCACCGCTGGAAGGAAGACGGCGAGCTGGTAGACCAGCCGCAACTGCGCCGCATCGGCCTGCCCGTGGTGGACAAGGTGCACAAAACCATGACTTTCCACGCCTGGTACCCGGGCTGCCCCATGGAAGAGGATGCCTATGGCATCCCCAAACCCAAAGACACCGAAGTGATCGTGCCTACCCTGTTGTTTGCGCCCTGCGTAGGCTACGGGCCGGGCGGCTACCGGCTGGGTTATGGCGGTGGTTTTTACGACCGCATGCTGGCCACGCTGGAGCCCAAACCGTTTACCGTGGGGCTGGGGTTCGGCACTGGGTTTGTGGAAGATTTCGAGCCCGAAGCCCACGACCTGCCTCTGGACGCGATCCTTAACGACTACGGGGTGGTTTGGCCGGTTTGA